Genomic window (Drosophila willistoni isolate 14030-0811.24 chromosome 2L unlocalized genomic scaffold, UCI_dwil_1.1 Seg196, whole genome shotgun sequence):
TCCAATAGAGTGGTATCCCATATGCAGCTATAATACGCATCCATGGCATCGGTGAAATTGGAGGATTTCTCGCTTAGATTCTTAAAGACGATACCATAGTCAATCTCCTCAAGAAATTGACAGAGCACTGTGGCCTGCATATGGCAACCCAAATTGGCGGCACAGCGTATCATTTTACGTATAACATAATCATCGGCCACATTCCTCTGCAGAGGAAGGGTGCAATAATCGGTTCCCGTAACCAGAGCATTGACATAGCAACGCATGGCGGATTCATTGTTACCAATGGCCAATTCCAAATCTCCTTTCATCTTAAGCCACGATATTGTCTGCGGGTAATATGACAGAGCCTCCGATAAAAGCCACTGCAGTGTCTCGCAGATGCTCCTTAGACTATAGCTGATGGGACTGAAAGAGCAAATGGATGAGCGTTTAATTAGGACTTCCATGTGGATTACTCTTGGTACTCACTTATTAACACTCGTGGGCCATAGCTGCATGTATTCGCAATTAAGGTCATGATTGGGATCATCTTTTAGAATATTATGCATCTTGCCCAGCATGGAAATCGCCAGACCAAAGACACTCTGATGCCGAACTCGCTGGAGGAAAGCTTGCAAGGAACTAATGCCCCCGCCACcgcctccaccaccaccattgGCCCTCTTGGGTACATTTAAGAACATGCTCAACATCAGTTCCCAGGCATCCCGGCACACTTTCTTTGGTCCCTTCATCTTTTCCATTTCGATAAATGTCGCTGCAAACGAAACGGGCAGCTCCAATTGGCCCGCTCGCTTGTCCAGGTAGAGAAGAGGTGCGAATTCCGTCAAATTTAGCAACATTATTGCACAATTCTCGAGAATCTCAAGGCGTGGTATAACCGAATCTCCCGAACACGCACCCAAACATTGCTTACATCTACCACTCAGGGACTGCAGATCTAAGGGTTTCTGATGCCACTCCTCCAGGCATTGAGTAATCTGAATGTGAAGAATCTCCCAGTTAAGCAGCTTGCCCATCAATTGACTATTGACTGGAGCTGGTTGCTCTTTACGTTGAATTTCCGATTTCAGGACACTCAACATGGACACGGCATCAATGTGATTGCCCTGATTGGCCAATTCCCGAGCCTTGCCGAGAAGTACATAGCTAAAGTCCTGTATAAAGCTAGCATTCATGGCCATAATCAGGGATTTGAGCGGTTGCGGCACATCCCATGCTGGATTAATGGCCCACAGAGGTTTACCCGGCTCTGTGCCGCACAATTTGACCAAGAGAATGCGCACTGTATTGGCATTGGAACAGCTAATCAATTGCCTCTCCAAGGCGGCTCCATCCACACGGCTCACTAAGAAGGCAAACTGATGATTACTATTAAATGGGATGAAGAAATGATTGGACTTACTTTTGGAGTGACATAGCCAATCATTGATATTGGCTAGAGAATTGTTTAGCGCCGGCAACGAGGACTGCTGCAGTTGTTCTTCCAAATCCTCCAGCTCAGCTGGTGTAAAGATTTTCAACTTGCTTACAGACTGAAGTAATTGTCGCGCTTGATTACTGCCCTGATTGCTCTGATGATAAAGGAGTATGCCATCGATGAGAAAATGCTTGAGGGCCGTCCTTCCACCTTGCCGGCAATGTGGTAGAGTCGTTTTGATGGCCTCTATAAGAGGCGGCAGACAATCCAAATCTTTGAACTTTTCAAAGTATTCCATTTGACCGAAAATGTCGCCCCACTCGTAGATATTTCGCACCACATTGAGCGCGGCTACCTGCATGGGCAATTGCGGAGAATCCTTGAGTGAACCCGCCGAAATGGCTGCATCCAAATCCAATTCCAGTTGTCGTCGACTAACCAAAGGAATTTCTCGCTCTCGATTATCCATTTTTAGAATAGGCAGCAAATCCGCGAAATTATTGAGCATAGACTGATGAAATCTCTCCAAGAGTGTGGGTTTCTGTGAACTTATGCCGCATGCCTGGAGCATTCCCTCCAGCTCTTCGGGGCGTATATGACAGAAATACATTTCCGTTTGTTTGGGTATAGCTTGGAGATTACTCCGACAAGAGGCAGCTGCCTCTCGGGCTAGAATATATTGCTTGGTAAAGAGATAATAGTGAGCCAATTCGAATTGTAGCTGAGCGCGCAACTCCTGGGGTGAGATCAATCGCATTAGATCATAGTTTTGACCACTGCCCAAGTCATCACATTGTAGGGTCACAAAACTATCATAATGGAATACATAGAAGGGTTTCCCCCAAGTAATGGAGGAGGTAGAGCAAAGTTGCTCCAGATACTCTATGGAAGGTTGCGTTGGACTGTCCAGAAATTGATCAACACATTGATACCTATTCAAAAATACACGTTTGGTTAGTTCCACTAGGATTAGTGTCGTTTGGCTAACTCACATATTCATCGGCCGCGGAGCCTTTAAAGCATTCTCCTTGATTAACTGCATTCGGAGGAGCATTCTGTGATAAAT
Coding sequences:
- the LOC6639955 gene encoding integrator complex subunit 8 — encoded protein: MDDPLKPKAVPLAAETVLWFEFLLDPHKITQHLQRPNPEPSAVDLIMQFISMTPDTVMTSVVTPGSDLQSLPGSGVANTPSASAALQMPRSPGEPVGLQLTRKQLALKILELKVATWLRWDLDMLEKQLPVVMQLGLLRDLCTISYGRPVAIPLASDFNMQISASGNEHAARFALTIYHRMLLRMQLIKENALKAPRPMNMYQCVDQFLDSPTQPSIEYLEQLCSTSSITWGKPFYVFHYDSFVTLQCDDLGSGQNYDLMRLISPQELRAQLQFELAHYYLFTKQYILAREAAASCRSNLQAIPKQTEMYFCHIRPEELEGMLQACGISSQKPTLLERFHQSMLNNFADLLPILKMDNREREIPLVSRRQLELDLDAAISAGSLKDSPQLPMQVAALNVVRNIYEWGDIFGQMEYFEKFKDLDCLPPLIEAIKTTLPHCRQGGRTALKHFLIDGILLYHQSNQGSNQARQLLQSVSKLKIFTPAELEDLEEQLQQSSLPALNNSLANINDWLCHSKMSRVDGAALERQLISCSNANTVRILLVKLCGTEPGKPLWAINPAWDVPQPLKSLIMAMNASFIQDFSYVLLGKARELANQGNHIDAVSMLSVLKSEIQRKEQPAPVNSQLMGKLLNWEILHIQITQCLEEWHQKPLDLQSLSGRCKQCLGACSGDSVIPRLEILENCAIMLLNLTEFAPLLYLDKRAGQLELPVSFAATFIEMEKMKGPKKVCRDAWELMLSMFLNVPKRANGGGGGGGGGISSLQAFLQRVRHQSVFGLAISMLGKMHNILKDDPNHDLNCEYMQLWPTSVNNPISYSLRSICETLQWLLSEALSYYPQTISWLKMKGDLELAIGNNESAMRCYVNALVTGTDYCTLPLQRNVADDYVIRKMIRCAANLGCHMQATVLCQFLEEIDYGIVFKNLSEKSSNFTDAMDAYYSCIWDTTLLEFIVNLHAKRGEHSRKLEAISMMGTLELNANNNEEIKRESSMVRKSRFLRALAKQYLL